DNA sequence from the Nicotiana tomentosiformis chromosome 3, ASM39032v3, whole genome shotgun sequence genome:
ccattagaattcaaatccgaggtcaaatactaaaaagtcaaacttggtcaactctcccaatttaaagcttcaacaatgaaattctttcttccaatttgcTTTTGAAATACCTGTAAAACCAAAaacgatgattcacacaagtcaaagtacatcatacggagctactcatgccctcaaacaatcgAGCGAAGTAAAAAtgttcaaaacgatcggtcgggtcgttacatcttcctttacttaaacatacgttcgtcctcgaacgtgcctagagtTATTCCAtaagccatcaaatcgctgtgtaactttcccatgtACATACCCGGGGCTGATCCCACAtaaccctatcccatacaggtctgatagcacagcataactaaaatttctcaattcaacctagcccacaagccttcgaatcaaatttctgacatccgaaatttcctataagatcagaagttcgcatctacataccgtataagtctgaacaagctgtaccaaaagccataaccataacttaaatactcaaattcaaatacagcatagctcgaatgctcgaagcaatgatttcaaatcacagtatcgactcaaatcaacccagtgccggtaataaacctcatatcagacaaaacctcgttctaaaaccttcgtacactgctgatgatgaaagaaacataccgaattcataaccattcattggACCAACATGTCATGGAGctctcgttccttctacaagaactatagccaatttcaaaaccgacttctgatattatcctcctaattatatcacaatcaaatctgatagcatccattctaggcccaatgacctcgtctcatccaacacgaccactctagtgacatgacacatcaatacaatctaaagccataacccgtgtaatccgtgcaccagatagcaacattccaaatgtacccaattgtaacaatgacccaaacaagaGAACTGTTCcgcaagctcgacgggtaccaccccgacacaatgctaagaacccatcacacaccgcagaaccataacatacgaatcttacacaaaggatcatatttccacataactcttctgtaatacgcgaccctatccaaatactgatccatatgaaacacctcatgacaccctgctaaaatcaataaccatgcgcaattcgacatcaagtacccaaagtgcattaccataaccacggagaagcaaacgacaccatgccacacaaaacccgaaagaacatgaccaatacctcatcaaccaagcaatatccaatattATTCTCGCTCacattccgctataaggccacaatataaccgcaccatatgtgcatataaccaacgaatcacaactcctcgtagcatagaagagtaactcacaaatcatttcagaacacgaataagcttcacatcaactgaatggcacatcctttaacaatagcagtatggagccgatcaatccggctcggtgtagaatacacatcctaattggacctaccaatgggccccaaatcaactatggtcagacaccaatagataaataacctctGAAAGTACACAATGATtgaatcataacaccttctatcatctggctagctccggccacaacttcacagtccacaaccatgaaacaatctgctcctgagaactcccaatctccaattccatagaacacatgaatcaccatatttgattctacctccaccgcccgaatgcctaacatatctctcatacacaatcatcccacgagaaatactttaaaaattcttccgtgtcgcctggcaaaaatttgaatatcaacagtcgatgaACCGGGAGAGTgtcgcaataccagcgaagtacccataaatcaaaatacactgccccttctgaaatgtacactctcatcaagccataccaaatagtaatatcatttacctagtcatcgaaaacggtccatgctgcctaagaatttatgtccttcccttcaaaattgaactgtgaccttgtacatgtaaatcctattcccgcacaacacaccacatctattatgccatcatgtgacaagcataagaattccattatcaactccgagtcactagaaaattacataccttattagtcagaaacctctttcttgcttctttctaggaggaaatcataacacacaacacgttccatACACCGGTAGCAAATATCTCGTTCAaactatggtagaaaccatcatgaatactttgaaatccatttgcacataaccaagttatctgaactgaattcttctaactccaccaagccatacaggttgccaaatccgagagcattgccacgaaacgcctgtagatactagccacgtcataagtacccaaagaaccgatcatacccattactgtgctaccccaacctactaccaagttgtccttttctccaagtcctttccaaattgccttcaaattgctactttttccttgttagaacactactatccttaactaaaatttgccccacgaactctagcatagaatcacaccgccctaaggcttataagccgctgaattccctttttatgtatctcATAGGtaccacaaccaaaaatgcttactccgaagagactttatgtgaacctaaaactgtttccttcacctttttgatactgaaatgcataattcacaatgatataaaatgccacgagtctcgacactgttcaatgcaactcccagttttctagccatatatataaatcttgaaaattccaaattgctacatataaatcttgaatccattagaactattcttgagagtcatctactctactcaaatctcgaattaaccgaccaaacagaCCGAAACGACCTgttccccattagcacaccaacacccaagggaaataaagagtaacccacactcctacgcaaccgagtaaattcccgctccatgtacactacattcttcgtgaataaccactcaattattttatggtccttctataaccatagagtgtaatacaacttgtgtccagaaattcctttacccgagtcatcctcgatctcgacctctgcaagtcataattgattcaccagtataccccgaaccgaaactaatatgACATATAactgtgcaatcaactcgtcgatagcagactcccccacttagactcaagctgcaattatataaaattagaacccgcaaggatttctccttctcaattaccaagatctcgcaccgttaacccgccagacttctcgaagtcttttgttaagcttctcATAAACATTCTGAATCGCCAGCCACAATCACACATTCGACCTCTTACTAGGTAGCAACTAATATTTCTCGCAAAAGTTTCATCACTATCACGTCACCGCTAACTACTCACCAGAGATAACCCACatatggaattccttaccgacatcttccaacgatgttGCACTGGGTGCAACAACTACGTAATCATCAAATTTTTCCTGAGCTAATGCTCGCCTACCATTTGTATAAGTTtgtactttccctattgacattaactgaaagttcaacaataccttccgaactcaagtcatattgcgcctgaaacgataatcaaatcttcacatccTTCTTcgtttcaaacaaactcctttctgacatattcaatctttctttgtacagtaaccatcactccaaataaagtctgcaggccaaatcacattctatcacgattccaaactgttctacactttctcaaggtgcACGACTACCTTACCATTGAATTTATATGccaatctgccactcttacttcggttaaatcatctcctttaagaaacttctcaaccgctacttctcctacttgacctgctagtacttcaaccaccgtgaaacacttcccgtcatgtcttccctcatactttgctacccaactactgcatcaaatcgaaatgcatctctgtcgcacctgaaccaataaaatgttaccgaatgtaagtctcttcgaagatcatctttctcgagccatcaacatcagaaatacccaccacaattactacacaatcacttattcttattgagtccaaactcattgacaagacatgagaatttaatttgtcccaaaatttaacaacatgaaagatccttcaaaatattcacactcgagactatacgtcacatcaaaacgaaaatcaagcgcccaatggtcttcctttacatttcaaggaaacacttctcgtcatattccaatcgtcttaacacatcccgcagttacatcaaactcatcacaaagccattccaccgctcatcgagccacaaattccacttgtaggggcattaccggacatatgagtccaaatgtacaggttacaactgaagctaccgagccaaagctggagtctaaacctggcctcaagtcctccagactcgcccattaccaaaacacataacacatctcaaacatcgttcgtagaatcacaagctggcgatgtacaactgataccgagaGCTCATATGCGTacagatctgcaagactctactaacccgcttatgactcgtgagacctatgtaacctaggctctaataccaatctgtcacgacccaaaaacctaacctgtcgtgatggcgcctatcgtggaactaggcaagccgactcattccaaaacaaaccgatattttcatttcaaggataatttcaaggctatataGCGTAAAAACCTCTGTAAAGGAGTTCAAGTCAAAACAAAAATGCgtaaaagaaaagcccgacatcggggtgtcactagtcatgagcatgtactgcaatctgtctaacaatatcaagactaacatagtctggaaaatagctaatacaactaaaggaagataggaTGGAGAAGagtagggctgcgatcgccaggcagctaccttgttaTCCCCGAGAAGGATATGCAGCCAGAATAATCAACAATGGCTACtgtatccagctacacctggatctgcacacaaggtgcagggagtaacgtgagtacgccaactcagtaagtaacaacaataaataaagactgagcagtagtgacgagcaataaagcataaaacgttcatatcatgaaatctcaataaaataccacatgctttaaaaatcaggatttgaatcaaaacatctcgtttaaacccagttccagtaaaatcatttaaagatatttttcaacagttttcaaacagaggctaaATGAAAAGGtgagaaaaatgatgaaatcataaacaacaaCCCCTCGGTcatacctcccaatcactcgtatacagcccatcgggcaaatctcacagtcactcatgcctctcgggcatacctcacaatcactcatgccactcaggcatacctcacaatcactcatgcatcccagtcactcagcactcggcactcgtactcagtaggtacctgcgctcactggaggtgtgtacagactccggaggggctccttcagcccaagcgctatatcaagccaaatcatggcataaatcactcaagccctcggcctatatcgaaTATGcagcggcgtgcagcctgatcccataaatatcctcacaaatcaggccctcggcctcactcagtcataaacttctcaagccactcgggcatttcagtaaaaaaaaggggggggggggtactcagcccaaaacaatatttatatggatcaaaatagagtaaggaaaaactgagttatgcagtaaacaggtataaccatgattgAGTATAAACTTTTAATAGAAAATAGTGAGGGGATAGTAAGTAAagtcccctaagggtccaaacaacattgaCACAAGGCCCAAAcgtggcattcaacccaatttacagaaactctttctaaaacatataagtatcatataatttcgacaaaatatgcaactttgcagttgctacgggacggatcaagtcacaatccccaacagtgcatgcccacacgcccgtcacctagcatgtgcgtcaccttaaaatagtagaatgatacgaaatccggggtttcataccctcaggactagatttacaatcgttacttacctcaaaccggtcaaatctctaccccacaatgctcttgcctctggactcggcctccaaatgctccaaatctattcacaatcattacaataccatcaatatacgctaatgggatgaattccacaagaaaaactatcaaattggCCCAAAgcccgaaattagctcaaacccAGCCCCCGGGCTCACGTcacgaaatccgacaaaatttacaaaactagaaagctcattcactcacgagtccatacatacgaaATTCATCAAAATACGACATTGTTTGGTCCCTCAAAACCTTAATTTAATTTCTCCAAAATTCCAAGccttaacccctcattttcactccaaaatcctactaattaatgatgaacaaagccatagattcatgaaatttataccattatgggttaggatcacttaccccaacgttgctccttgaaaacctttgAAACATtgcctctctcccgagtttctcaaatccaaaaattgaaaaatgaagacaaaaccacGAGCTAAGGCTTTTCTACACAGCGCAttcacacctgcggccaaatgTCTGCTCctgcggaaccgcacctgcgagaaccACTTAAGTCCTCAAATTCCGCACTTGCGccccaggttccgcacctgcgggtgcaCTCCTGCGCaatacttccgcttctgcggaaccgacTCAACCCTTTCTTTCCGCATCtgtgctcaaggcctcgcacctgcgggctcgtagatacggcaaatccttcgcacctgcgttcgcagccttggccttccatttccgcatctgcggctacCCCAaacgcacctgcgactcctccttccgcagcTGCGGAAATATCAGTAACAGCAGCTTCAGctatattttccaacttcaacaaatccgttaaccacccggaatcgcctcgaggccctcggtacctcaaccaaaaataccaacaagtcatatatcaacatacaaacttagtcgaactttcgaatcactcaaaacaatatcaaattaccaaattacccttggattcaagcctaagaacttctaacttccaaattcgacaaccgatgtcgaaaccaaccaaaccacgcccgaatgacctcaaatttttcacatacgtcacaaatgacactacgaacctacttcaacttccgaaattccattccgaccccgatatcaaatttttcactgccgaccaaaatcgccaaattttcaactttcaccaattcaagcctaattctaccacggacctccaaatcacattccggacacactcctaagtccaaaattacctaacggagctaacagaaccatcaaaattcaaatccgaggtcaaatgctaaaaagtcaaacttggttaactctcccaatttaaagcttcaacaatgaaattctttcttccaattcgctTTCGAAATACCTGCAAAACCAAAaacgatgattcacacaagtcaaagtacatcatacggagctactcatgccctcaaacaaccgagcgaagtgtaaatattcaaaacgaccggtcgggtcgttatagtagggaagctccctcatcactaacTTTTTCATCATCGTCGATCGTCACGGTGTCTACTACCGGAGATGACTCTGGGGCATCGGTCATCGccttcttattcttttccccgactatggaggagcgtcttctctttggttgtttgtcttccggtcggggactccgtaaagaaacaTTTGCTCCCGAAGCAGGCCCGGaaatacctgttcgagtaagtgcctcctgaagcagcctcggtGCATCAGCAAGAATCAGGATCAGCTAAGACATCTTCCTCGGGAACAATAACAGAGCCCGCGGGTAGACCTGAAACAGGCGAAGGATGGATGAGCAGAGTCCTTGGCTTTGATCTTGCTTTTTGAAAAATCGGTACGCTTTGAGGAAAAAGCTATTGTATGGAAGAAAGAGAAGAttttttgtttgaagagaattagagaaactATGAAGAGCAAGATGCAAATTAGATAAAGGAAACTTGAAAAATTATGAAGTATATGGGAGAAGgttgatacgtataagtaaaagttttggcggccaaattcatggccatgattacctcgataatcgggaaaagttgtgctgaatcatgggatgacgcatgTTCGAAGCATTAAATGCGGAGAAACGTTTGTCTAATCAACTGTCAAAAGCCTTgagagggaattatagtaattcccgccaaaagagtatttctaccaacttttcggtaacacaaagttatgtcaccggaaagcatggggactatctgtatagggtaaaatatgctatgacacgTGGCCATAAAAAAAAGGGATATGTGGAACCCAAAACGGGGGGATGGGCAAAGACCAAAGGCAGCTGTttcgtttgtcaccggaaagaataacgctcataaagatgtgataaatgcttttctctcggtagcatttaatagagaatattccatggcattaagagcaattacccgttatagagaatttggtatttatgttcaccgttacatccaTCAATGTCtcttataattgacattaaagaagggcacgatcctaggaccttcttccctagacatagctataaatagtgagctcaattatcattgtaagcgacacaaattttctggcaaacttatgctacattctatacaaagcttaatacccTTTTAccttcttactttttgatttcgtTGTTGTCGTGCCCGAAAATTATGTTCCCCAAACTGTTGCTTCTGTTGTTTCGTCTACATCTTAAGcctaagtattgcataattcttcgtttattttattatttcaggatcaaattaattcatttgtctagaaaccacgtataaattcaagtATACCGTTTTACAAGTAAACAAGATGCTACAAAATACCATAAATGTTTATTTAGCTTTTACATTCAATCAAACAATTTAATATTAATagttaaaaacaaaaataaaaatacttatCAATTAACCATAAATATTATACAGGACAATGTCTTGCATTTGTTTGGTTAATGTAACCATTGAGTGGGCATTTATCGAAGAGAGGTCAATATGTGGAAGTACAAAAATTGATAAGATTAAATTAGTATATTTTTTTAAAGGATGTGTAAAAAGTTAATATGATTAAGCAATTAGGAATAGAATTAGAAAAAGCAACATGTAACATTCCCTATTTTATATGGAGTAAACAATTAGCAAGAATGTCTTTGTGCTTCTTTTCCAGTTTTAGTTCTCACTTAAACTTCTAGATCACCACTTTGCATTGGTCAAGCACTTGCAGATTTTCATGTTCAGAGTACACATTTGGAAAAATTGCTTGATAGCAAAAAACTTTCCCTTTAAAAAGGTTATGTCTATGATTTGCCTAACGCCTTTATCTAGAAGTACAGAGCTCTGTgtttctttttttgtttctttatgtaTTCAGTCTCCATCTCTGCTGATTTTGACGGTGCCCTTTCTGAGTTTTCTATAATATTTCCAAAATGGACTTATTCATATCATATACAACGACCGTTGTTCTAGGGATCTGTATTGTTAAGTACAAGATTTGACTATATTTAGTGAGTAAATATTTATCTCATAAGGTGTTTGCACAAAACCAAGTAATTTAATCTTAGCAGTAAAAAATGAAAGTGattatatataatttaatcaTAGTTAAGTGATAAATGTATATTAGTGCGGCTAATATTTTAGCATATTCAGAACATATGGGTTGCAATCAATGTGGACACAGAAGACATGAAGCCAAACCAACCAAGATCCATCCAGCTTCCAGCCTGGGTTTTCTCAATTAAAGTTGCTTCTTTTTTCCTGCTCAACCACCCAATATGTTCTACTAGTATATGTATTTATGCCAAGATTTCACAATCTTAAAGTCAACTGTTTAGACTGCCCAATTGGAGCGTCTATCCTTAGTAGACAAAAGAAAATGTCAAAAGCCTCTTACAGAAGAGAAAAGGACAGGTTGATAACAAATGAGAGACAACATGTTCTggagattttcttcttctttttttgaattttgattagaGGGTTGGACCAATAATAGAGGGAGTTGGCAACAGGCAGCATGTGTTGAAATTTAAAGCAAAGAAGGATACAGTCAATTAGAAAATAGTTTTATATTTGTGTCTCTATAATCTATCTGGTTCCACTTAAGAACTGGAAATGTATCTTATCTTGAAAACAACCTGATGTAGCTGCAGCCTGCAAATAGGTGTTTTTTCTGCTTTAGACTTTTGTTTTCTCAGCTAGTAGTTATGGGAAGCAGTTACTTCTTGATCATCCTTCTGTTGAACTTTCTGCAGCTTCTTTATCCTTGTGTTTCACTTCCCTTGTGTACTGATTCAAGTAAGTTTTTGCTGTTGGTCATAACTTCCCATTTGCAGTTATCTATTCTTGTTCTAATTTCAGTTCTCTTGATGCTTTATAGGGGCTCCTCTCCCTCAAAAGACTCCTTTGACTTTCTGCTCCTACAATGGAACCTCATGCTGCAGCTCCAGTGATGATAAACAATTGAAGAACCAATTTGATGCTATGAATATTTCTGATTCTGGTTGTGCTTCTCTTGTAAAGTCAATCCTTTGCGCGGTAAGAAGATCCATGATCTGTGCTATTTTGTATTATCTTGCTAAATGTAACTGCTTGTTTTGAGTAACCATCACTAACTTAAACAACTTAAGGTAATTAATGTCCTTAAGATTCATGAACAtctagttatttcctattttCCTAGTCTTGCAGCATGAATTATATAAATATGTGTTTTAGGATACCCGTTTAGTATTAAGGACCTATATTATATCCATAGTTCGTTAGATTGTTAATTATTTAAATGCTCTTTTTATATAAAACCAGAAATTTGTGCTATTTAGAAACTCTGCTGAGGTCAAAAGACTCAATTTCCCACAATCATCTGTatcaagatggctctcgagatccTTGTTCTGATTTATTTGGAAGCTATGAACTTtcatttttcagacttgtaagtTGTACCTTGTGTAACTGGTTATTTAAGATGCTATGACTAGAAATATTACTAAAGGATTTGCTGTCCAAATTATTAATTTTCAAATGTGCATCTATCTTCCTTATTGGGTCTTGATGTATGGACTTCTGTATTTTCACCTTCTGCAGAAATGTGATCAATTTTCAGCAGATCTCTTTAGTACTAGTTCTGCTCCGAGACAACTTCCTATACTGTGCAATTCCACGACTACAGCAAATTCTAAGCAAACTAGACAAGTTACCGATGACTTTTGCTCTAAAGTATGGACGACATGTCAAAATGTATCCATAATGAACTCTCCCTTTGCTGCTTCCTTGAAAGGTCAAGCTCCAACACCTGTAAAGTCCAATTCCACCAAGTTGACAGATCTATGGCAATCACAAGACGATTTCTGTAATGCATTTGGAGGAGCTGCTTCTGGTGTTGATGGAACAGTATGCTTTGCTGGGGAACCTGTTACCTTAAATACCACTGAACCTCCAAGTCCTCCAGGCGGTTTGTGCCTCGAGAAAATAGGAAATGGTAGTTACCTCGACATGGCTGCTCATCCTGATGGCTCTAATCGTGCCTTTTTCTCGAATCAGCAAGGAAAAATATGGTTGGCTACCATTCCAGAAGTCGACTCTGGAAAGGTGTTAGAGCTTGATGAAACAAATCCTTTTCTGGATCTAACTGATGAAGTTCATTTTGACACTCAATTTGGTATGATGGGGATTGCATTTCATCCAAAATTTTCGCAGAATGGCCGTTTCTTTGCTTCGTTCAATTGTGATAAGCAAACATGGCCTGGTTGTGCGGGAAGATGCTCTTGTAACTCAGATGTGAATTGTGATCCATCAAAACTACCTTCTGATAGTGGTTCTCGGCCATGCCAATATCAATCCGTTATAGCAGAATTTACTGTTAATGGGACTGCATCCCAGCCTTCACTGGTAATTTTTCAGTCTAAAGGAGTAaacttttttcccttttttatttGACTCTGAATGATCATGAATAAGTATGATTTTTCCAGGCAAAAACTGCCAGCGCGAAAGAAGTCAGAAGAATATTCACAATGGGCCTTCCTTTTACATCTCATCATGGAGGCCAGATTCTTTTTGGACCTAAAGATGGATATTTGTACTTTATGATGGGTGACGGTGGAGGTACAGGAGATGCTTACAATTTTGCCCAAAACAAGAAGTCGTTGCTTGGAAAGATTATGAGATTTGATGTTGATAGCACACCGAGTAAGTTGGGTTCAATTTCTAGAAAAGTACTGTACACCTGGAAATTGTATCTCCTAAAATATGTAAAGGGCAGCCCGATGCAGAGTTTTTGGCAGAAATCATCCTTCAACTGTGGCCCAAAACTAGAGTACATCCTTGTGTAATAATAGTGAACAAAAAACATCC
Encoded proteins:
- the LOC104121650 gene encoding HIPL1 protein-like isoform X2, with product MGSSYFLIILLLNFLQLLYPCVSLPLCTDSRAPLPQKTPLTFCSYNGTSCCSSSDDKQLKNQFDAMNISDSGCASLVKSILCAKCDQFSADLFSTSSAPRQLPILCNSTTTANSKQTRQVTDDFCSKVWTTCQNVSIMNSPFAASLKGQAPTPVKSNSTKLTDLWQSQDDFCNAFGGAASGVDGTVCFAGEPVTLNTTEPPSPPGGLCLEKIGNGSYLDMAAHPDGSNRAFFSNQQGKIWLATIPEVDSGKVLELDETNPFLDLTDEVHFDTQFGMMGIAFHPKFSQNGRFFASFNCDKQTWPGCAGRCSCNSDVNCDPSKLPSDSGSRPCQYQSVIAEFTVNGTASQPSLAKTASAKEVRRIFTMGLPFTSHHGGQILFGPKDGYLYFMMGDGGGTGDAYNFAQNKKSLLGKIMRFDVDSTPSAEEISQLGLWGNYTIPKDNPYIEDKELQPEIWALGMRNPWRCSFDSARPSYFMCADVGQDHYEEVDIITKGGNYGWNMYEGAHPFAPPKSPGKNISTSSINPIFPVMAYNHSEVNKNEGSASITGGYFYRSMSDPCMSGRCNVGRH
- the LOC104121650 gene encoding HIPL1 protein-like isoform X1, with the translated sequence MGSSYFLIILLLNFLQLLYPCVSLPLCTDSRAPLPQKTPLTFCSYNGTSCCSSSDDKQLKNQFDAMNISDSGCASLVKSILCAKCDQFSADLFSTSSAPRQLPILCNSTTTANSKQTRQVTDDFCSKVWTTCQNVSIMNSPFAASLKGQAPTPVKSNSTKLTDLWQSQDDFCNAFGGAASGVDGTVCFAGEPVTLNTTEPPSPPGGLCLEKIGNGSYLDMAAHPDGSNRAFFSNQQGKIWLATIPEVDSGKVLELDETNPFLDLTDEVHFDTQFGMMGIAFHPKFSQNGRFFASFNCDKQTWPGCAGRCSCNSDVNCDPSKLPSDSGSRPCQYQSVIAEFTVNGTASQPSLAKTASAKEVRRIFTMGLPFTSHHGGQILFGPKDGYLYFMMGDGGGTGDAYNFAQNKKSLLGKIMRFDVDSTPSAEEISQLGLWGNYTIPKDNPYIEDKELQPEIWALGMRNPWRCSFDSARPSYFMCADVGQDHYEEVDIITKGGNYGWNMYEGAHPFAPPKSPGKNISTSSINPIFPVMAYNHSEVNKNEGSASITGGYFYRSMSDPCMSGRYLFADLYAGAMWAGTEIPENSGIFNTTKIAFTCAGNSPINCALVPGSSVPALGYIFSYGEDNNKDIYLLASSGVYRVVRPSRCKYTCAKENATDFGTPAPATSPPSAAVMLTGSYKKLVLLMLSFWFMVVSS